One genomic window of Marinobacter adhaerens HP15 includes the following:
- the nfuA gene encoding Fe-S biogenesis protein NfuA, with product MAQVTVTDPARDYLAQLIEKQDVEGMGVRIFVTQPGTKNAETCLAYCPPNEVVPTDEQVDLDKFVLYLDHNSVPFLEEAYVDYSKDQMGGQLTIKAPNAKVPKIDDDAPLPDRVNYILASEINPNLAAHGGEVSLVEIVDESVAVLRFGGGCQGCSAVSLTLKQGVESTLKERVPEITAVRDVTDHSYTENAYYQ from the coding sequence ATGGCTCAGGTTACTGTGACAGATCCCGCTCGGGATTATCTTGCACAACTTATCGAAAAACAGGACGTGGAAGGCATGGGCGTACGTATCTTCGTGACCCAGCCCGGCACCAAAAACGCCGAAACCTGTCTGGCCTACTGCCCGCCTAACGAAGTAGTACCGACGGACGAGCAGGTAGATCTGGACAAGTTCGTCCTGTATCTGGACCACAATTCCGTGCCCTTCCTCGAAGAGGCCTACGTGGATTACTCCAAGGACCAGATGGGTGGGCAGCTCACCATCAAGGCACCAAATGCAAAAGTGCCCAAGATTGATGACGACGCACCTCTGCCGGATCGGGTGAACTACATACTCGCTTCCGAGATCAATCCGAATCTGGCCGCCCATGGCGGCGAGGTGTCCCTTGTGGAGATCGTCGACGAATCCGTGGCCGTGCTGCGTTTCGGTGGCGGTTGCCAGGGTTGCTCGGCAGTCAGCCTGACCCTGAAGCAGGGCGTGGAATCAACCTTGAAGGAGCGGGTTCCGGAAATCACTGCAGTGCGTGACGTGACCGACCACTCCTACACCGAAAACGCCTACTACCAGTAA
- a CDS encoding YeeE/YedE family protein, whose translation MIEIAWSNFTPWSALAGGILVGIAAASFLLLNGRIAGISGILGGLLSPAKGDIAWRVAFLAGLIGAPAVWVLATELPPIEIEAGYPALIVAGLLVGIGTRYGSGCTSGHGVCGLSRLSLRSLAATMSFMAAGFVTVYVIRHLMGV comes from the coding sequence ATGATTGAAATTGCGTGGAGTAACTTCACCCCCTGGTCAGCGTTGGCGGGTGGCATATTGGTGGGCATAGCTGCCGCCAGCTTTCTGCTTCTCAACGGGCGGATTGCAGGCATCAGTGGCATTCTTGGCGGGCTTCTTTCACCGGCAAAAGGCGATATTGCCTGGCGCGTGGCGTTCCTTGCCGGACTGATTGGTGCACCGGCAGTCTGGGTACTGGCTACCGAGCTTCCCCCTATCGAAATCGAGGCCGGCTATCCCGCGCTCATTGTTGCGGGGCTGTTGGTGGGGATCGGCACCCGATACGGTTCCGGCTGTACCAGTGGACACGGGGTTTGCGGTCTGTCCCGCCTATCGCTGCGCTCGCTGGCAGCCACGATGAGCTTCATGGCTGCCGGATTTGTCACCGTGTACGTGATTCGTCACCTGATGGGGGTCTGA
- a CDS encoding TusE/DsrC/DsvC family sulfur relay protein yields the protein MVSNATPQRNNEGFLEDAQAWTEGVATAIAAEDDVDLTEKHWEIIKFLRSFYEEHEMSPPSNRLFVKAVKEALGEDKGNSIYLMQLFPGTPAKTACRIAGLPRPTNCL from the coding sequence ATGGTCAGTAATGCAACGCCACAACGAAACAACGAAGGCTTTCTTGAAGACGCCCAGGCGTGGACCGAAGGTGTCGCGACGGCCATCGCTGCCGAGGACGACGTGGATCTCACAGAAAAACACTGGGAAATCATAAAGTTTCTTCGGTCTTTTTATGAAGAGCATGAAATGTCGCCACCCTCTAATCGCCTGTTTGTGAAGGCGGTCAAAGAAGCGCTCGGTGAGGATAAGGGGAACAGCATCTACCTGATGCAGCTGTTTCCCGGCACCCCTGCAAAGACCGCCTGCAGGATTGCGGGGCTGCCAAGGCCAACTAACTGTCTTTAG
- a CDS encoding TetR/AcrR family transcriptional regulator, which produces MKKIKTRDRILQTSLALFNTVGEPNVTTLLISDEMDISPGNLYYHFKSKGDIVEEIFDQYEHDMVDLLAVPEDADISLDQQGFFLHLLFETVARYRFLYQDLVNVLSRYDQLQVRFKRIQKKKRLAFKTICESFRRQGIMAIEQEELDSLCEQLTLTACYWSAFDTLSHLDDREAVDPGRGVYQMMHLVLPYLAPADREEARLMSRDYL; this is translated from the coding sequence ATGAAAAAAATCAAAACCCGCGACCGTATCCTCCAGACCAGCCTGGCGCTGTTTAACACCGTCGGCGAGCCCAATGTCACCACCCTGCTGATCTCCGATGAGATGGATATCAGCCCGGGTAACCTCTATTACCACTTCAAGAGCAAAGGTGACATTGTCGAGGAAATCTTCGACCAGTACGAACACGACATGGTCGACTTGTTGGCGGTTCCGGAAGACGCCGACATCAGCCTCGACCAGCAGGGGTTCTTTCTGCACCTGCTGTTCGAGACCGTAGCCCGCTACCGGTTCCTCTATCAGGATCTGGTGAACGTGTTGTCCCGGTACGATCAGCTGCAGGTACGATTCAAGCGCATCCAGAAAAAGAAAAGACTGGCTTTCAAGACGATTTGCGAGAGCTTTCGACGCCAGGGCATTATGGCGATTGAGCAGGAAGAGCTTGATTCTCTTTGTGAGCAGTTGACGCTAACCGCCTGTTATTGGAGCGCTTTCGATACGCTCTCTCACCTGGATGACCGGGAGGCAGTGGATCCGGGGCGGGGTGTTTACCAGATGATGCATCTGGTGCTGCCCTACCTTGCGCCGGCCGACCGGGAGGAAGCCCGGCTGATGAGCCGGGATTATCTCTGA
- a CDS encoding DsrE family protein gives MSTLIMIDQPPYGAWTGREALDMAFSLAAFDQSASLLFTGPGVNWLRQTQHAGGIEQKSVEKNLAAAPIFGIDAILADRAACIAFGLDEHSLIEGVTLVDADADLLTDYDHTAFAG, from the coding sequence ATGAGCACACTGATCATGATTGACCAGCCTCCCTACGGCGCGTGGACCGGACGGGAAGCACTGGATATGGCGTTTTCGCTGGCAGCCTTCGACCAGTCGGCATCCCTGCTATTCACCGGGCCTGGCGTTAACTGGCTGAGACAGACTCAGCACGCCGGAGGCATTGAACAGAAGTCTGTGGAGAAGAATCTCGCTGCAGCACCGATATTCGGCATTGACGCGATCCTGGCTGATCGGGCTGCCTGCATCGCCTTCGGCCTCGATGAGCATTCGCTGATTGAAGGCGTCACCCTGGTAGATGCTGATGCCGATCTCCTCACTGACTATGACCACACCGCATTTGCAGGTTAG
- the xthA gene encoding exodeoxyribonuclease III, producing the protein MMFVSFNVNSIRTRLHQLEAVIDTLAPDFIGLQETKVQDDDFPVEAIRDLGYHVHFHGQKTHYGVALLSKAEPEEVIKGYPWDGEDSQRRLITGHFTVNGEKLTVINGYFPQGESRDHPVKFPAKEKFYGDLMRYLDELKKAGGHVVVMGDMNISPTDKDIGIGADNAKRWLRTGKCSFLPEEREWLGQVESRGYTDVFRHLHPDEADTFSWFDYRSKGFERDPKRGLRIDLIMASDSLLPKARKAGVSYDIRAMERPSDHCPVWASFEL; encoded by the coding sequence ATGATGTTCGTCTCTTTCAACGTCAACAGTATCCGCACCCGCCTGCACCAGCTTGAAGCCGTAATAGACACCCTCGCACCGGATTTTATCGGCCTTCAGGAAACCAAGGTTCAGGACGACGACTTTCCGGTAGAAGCAATCCGGGACCTTGGCTACCACGTGCATTTCCACGGGCAAAAAACCCACTATGGCGTTGCCCTGCTCTCAAAAGCGGAGCCGGAGGAGGTTATCAAAGGCTACCCCTGGGATGGTGAGGATTCCCAGCGCAGGCTGATTACCGGCCATTTCACGGTCAATGGCGAAAAGCTGACGGTGATCAACGGCTATTTTCCCCAGGGTGAAAGCCGTGACCATCCGGTGAAGTTTCCTGCCAAGGAGAAGTTCTACGGGGATCTGATGCGTTACCTGGACGAGCTCAAGAAAGCGGGCGGCCACGTGGTGGTGATGGGGGATATGAACATCTCTCCAACCGATAAAGACATTGGTATTGGCGCCGACAACGCCAAACGCTGGCTACGAACCGGCAAATGCTCCTTCCTGCCGGAGGAACGGGAATGGCTGGGCCAGGTCGAGTCTCGCGGTTATACCGATGTGTTCCGGCACCTTCATCCTGATGAAGCGGACACTTTCAGCTGGTTTGACTACCGCAGCAAAGGTTTCGAGCGAGACCCCAAGCGTGGTCTGCGGATTGATCTGATCATGGCCAGTGACAGCCTGCTGCCCAAAGCCCGGAAAGCGGGTGTTTCCTACGACATTCGAGCCATGGAAAGGCCGTCCGACCACTGTCCGGTCTGGGCGAGCTTCGAGCTCTAG
- a CDS encoding DUF2878 domain-containing protein, with product MIASETARNVLNFLLFQAGWFACVFYPGLIGAGIVVIFLVLHFVLVSQNRMTELQFIGLGTVVGSILDGIWFRTGILDDGTGQVMLTPPWLVAIWAIFMTTLSHSLDWISKKAWLPFVLAPFAGPFAYWSASQLGAVQLPDLLPSLIALGFGWLVVFPLLLFARKTLYPELVR from the coding sequence ATGATCGCCTCCGAAACTGCCCGTAACGTTCTTAATTTCCTGCTGTTCCAGGCAGGCTGGTTTGCCTGCGTGTTTTATCCCGGACTGATCGGCGCCGGCATCGTAGTGATCTTTCTGGTGCTGCATTTTGTCCTGGTTAGCCAGAACCGGATGACCGAGCTTCAGTTTATCGGCCTGGGAACCGTCGTCGGCTCAATTCTGGACGGCATCTGGTTCCGTACCGGTATTCTGGATGACGGCACCGGCCAGGTGATGCTCACTCCACCGTGGCTTGTGGCCATCTGGGCCATCTTCATGACGACCCTGAGCCATTCCCTCGACTGGATCAGCAAGAAAGCCTGGCTGCCCTTCGTGCTTGCGCCCTTTGCCGGCCCCTTCGCCTATTGGTCGGCGAGCCAGCTCGGTGCAGTGCAGCTGCCAGACTTGCTGCCATCGCTGATTGCACTCGGGTTTGGCTGGCTGGTTGTCTTCCCGCTGCTGCTGTTCGCCCGCAAAACGCTTTACCCGGAGCTGGTTCGATGA
- a CDS encoding Bax inhibitor-1/YccA family protein, translating to MEDRRFGVQNSQGAYSTPQTERATTGISDDAMKVLRNTYMLLGMTLAFSALTAFLNMNGTHPGFLITIVGYIGLLFATYKLKNSPWGIVTTFALTGFMGYTLGPIIGAFVAAGASSIVAQALTLTAVAFVGLSATAIITKKDFSFMSSFLTAGAFVLIGAMLLAFLMESSVLHLAVSAGFTIFASIMILFETSQIIKGGERNYVIATVGLYVSIYNLFVSLLHLLSAFSGED from the coding sequence ATGGAAGACAGACGATTCGGCGTTCAGAACTCTCAGGGAGCCTATTCGACTCCCCAGACGGAGCGCGCGACCACAGGCATCAGCGATGATGCGATGAAGGTGTTGCGCAACACCTATATGCTGCTTGGCATGACACTCGCCTTTTCGGCGCTGACAGCATTCCTGAACATGAACGGAACCCACCCGGGCTTCCTGATCACCATCGTGGGATACATTGGGCTGCTGTTCGCAACCTATAAGTTGAAAAACAGCCCCTGGGGCATCGTGACTACCTTCGCCCTGACCGGGTTCATGGGTTACACCCTGGGTCCGATCATTGGCGCCTTCGTAGCTGCCGGCGCTTCCTCGATTGTCGCCCAGGCGCTGACACTGACCGCAGTTGCGTTTGTTGGTCTGTCTGCCACGGCCATCATCACCAAGAAAGACTTCAGCTTCATGTCCAGCTTCCTGACCGCTGGTGCGTTTGTACTGATCGGTGCCATGCTTCTGGCCTTCCTGATGGAGAGCTCTGTTCTGCATCTGGCAGTATCCGCCGGCTTCACGATCTTTGCATCGATCATGATCCTGTTCGAGACCAGCCAGATCATCAAGGGTGGTGAGCGTAACTACGTGATCGCCACTGTTGGTCTGTATGTATCCATCTACAACCTGTTCGTCAGCCTGCTGCACCTGCTGTCTGCGTTCAGTGGCGAAGATTGA
- the tusB gene encoding sulfurtransferase complex subunit TusB translates to MTDIQTLHILNKSPDHPRAARCVEMMSAEDGLLLTGNGVLLLARGNLLPGASKVFALIPDVEARGLGDLSGNVSSVDFGEMVTLSLQAQRVISW, encoded by the coding sequence ATGACTGACATCCAGACATTGCACATATTGAACAAATCCCCCGATCATCCCCGGGCCGCGCGGTGCGTTGAAATGATGTCTGCAGAAGACGGCCTTCTTCTGACCGGCAACGGCGTGCTGTTGCTGGCACGCGGGAACCTTCTGCCGGGCGCCAGCAAGGTCTTTGCGCTCATTCCGGACGTCGAGGCGCGCGGACTGGGAGATCTGAGCGGCAACGTCAGTTCTGTGGACTTTGGGGAGATGGTAACGCTTTCATTGCAGGCACAACGGGTAATCAGTTGGTAA
- a CDS encoding phasin family protein, whose amino-acid sequence MSDENDNKPENDPQLAAKIKGSARQIWLAGLGAYTKAEEDTGRFFERLVQEGEQLENKTRGVVEKQIKSVEDRVEGVRERATGTWDRLEHMFDERVSGALRRLGIHRREEIESMERRIEALETELARLRKRAGDDEE is encoded by the coding sequence ATGTCTGACGAGAACGACAATAAGCCGGAGAATGATCCGCAACTGGCGGCAAAAATCAAGGGTTCAGCCCGCCAGATCTGGCTGGCCGGGTTGGGCGCCTACACCAAAGCCGAGGAAGATACTGGCCGTTTCTTCGAGCGTCTCGTGCAGGAAGGTGAGCAGCTCGAGAACAAAACCCGTGGCGTCGTCGAAAAGCAGATCAAGTCCGTGGAGGATCGGGTTGAAGGGGTTCGGGAGCGAGCCACTGGCACCTGGGACCGGCTTGAGCACATGTTTGATGAACGGGTGTCCGGTGCCCTGAGACGTCTGGGCATACATCGCCGTGAAGAAATCGAATCCATGGAGCGGCGTATTGAAGCCCTTGAAACAGAACTTGCCCGCCTGCGGAAACGTGCCGGTGATGACGAAGAATAA
- the tusD gene encoding sulfurtransferase complex subunit TusD — MSETFTLVITGAPYSSQAPQTALGFAKAAVDAGHHIDRVFLYGDGVHLASALCAPPSDETHWPDEWSRFLTQHNIPGVACIASALRRGLVNETEQKRYELPSANLRAPFEIAGLGEWVEGRIKSTRTLYFHAGD, encoded by the coding sequence ATGTCCGAAACCTTTACCCTGGTAATTACCGGCGCGCCCTACTCGTCTCAGGCGCCCCAGACTGCTCTCGGCTTTGCGAAGGCAGCGGTGGATGCTGGTCATCACATTGACCGGGTGTTCCTCTACGGTGACGGGGTCCATCTGGCCTCTGCGCTCTGCGCGCCACCGTCTGACGAAACCCACTGGCCAGACGAATGGTCGCGGTTTCTGACTCAGCACAATATTCCCGGCGTGGCATGCATTGCCTCCGCGCTGCGTCGTGGCCTCGTCAACGAAACCGAACAGAAACGCTATGAATTGCCTTCGGCCAATCTTCGGGCCCCGTTTGAAATCGCTGGTCTCGGCGAATGGGTCGAAGGACGAATCAAATCCACGCGCACGCTCTATTTCCACGCTGGAGACTGA
- the hemH gene encoding ferrochelatase, which produces MQYKGSENFSHNQSDRLGVLVTNLGTPDAPTTSALRRYLAEFLSDPRVVELPRPLWWLILHGVILRIRPKRSAEAYSSVWQPEGSPLLLHTAKQAEGIREALKRKYGPNVVVGFAMRYGNPSISRVLDEMQEQGVRKLLVLPLYPQYSASTSASTFDAIAKDFSKRRWLPDFRFISHYPDYPPYIEAMARHIEAHWANHGRNQKLVFSYHGVPLKYLTKGDPYHCECHKTSRLLAERLGLSKEDYMTTFQSRFGKEEWLKPYTDETLKSLPGKGVKSIDVFCPGFSSDCLETIEEIDEENREYFMEAGGEGFSYITALNATPGHIEALVKLIEENLEGWQVPKNEPEALAARQQRADEQKEAIYPGRDL; this is translated from the coding sequence ATGCAATACAAAGGTTCAGAGAATTTCAGCCACAACCAGTCTGACCGATTGGGAGTGCTGGTTACCAACCTGGGGACACCGGATGCGCCAACAACCTCGGCCCTCCGTCGCTACCTGGCTGAATTTCTCTCGGACCCCCGGGTGGTCGAATTGCCGCGGCCGCTCTGGTGGCTGATCCTTCACGGTGTGATCCTGAGAATTCGTCCCAAGCGAAGCGCAGAGGCTTACTCCAGCGTCTGGCAGCCGGAGGGCTCTCCCCTGCTGCTGCACACTGCAAAGCAGGCTGAGGGTATACGAGAGGCACTCAAGCGCAAGTACGGCCCTAACGTGGTCGTCGGCTTTGCGATGCGCTACGGCAACCCCTCAATTTCCCGGGTTCTTGATGAGATGCAGGAACAGGGCGTACGGAAACTGCTGGTTCTGCCACTGTACCCCCAATACTCCGCGTCGACCTCGGCCTCCACCTTCGATGCCATTGCCAAGGATTTCTCGAAACGGCGCTGGCTGCCGGATTTCCGTTTCATTTCTCACTACCCGGATTATCCTCCGTACATTGAAGCCATGGCGCGCCATATCGAGGCGCACTGGGCCAACCATGGACGCAACCAGAAGCTGGTATTTTCCTACCATGGCGTGCCGCTCAAGTACCTGACCAAGGGCGATCCTTATCACTGCGAGTGCCACAAAACGTCTCGCCTGCTGGCTGAGCGGCTGGGCCTGAGCAAAGAGGACTACATGACCACGTTCCAATCCCGCTTTGGCAAGGAAGAGTGGCTCAAGCCCTACACGGATGAAACCCTGAAGTCCCTGCCAGGCAAAGGCGTCAAATCCATCGACGTATTCTGCCCCGGCTTTTCATCCGATTGCCTGGAAACCATTGAGGAAATCGACGAAGAAAACCGTGAGTACTTCATGGAGGCCGGCGGTGAAGGGTTCAGCTACATCACAGCGCTGAACGCCACACCCGGGCACATCGAAGCCCTGGTAAAACTGATCGAGGAAAATCTGGAAGGCTGGCAGGTGCCAAAGAACGAGCCAGAGGCTCTGGCAGCTCGCCAGCAGCGGGCAGACGAGCAGAAAGAAGCAATCTATCCGGGCCGGGATCTCTGA
- a CDS encoding YeeE/YedE family protein, giving the protein MKFSLASLFAGLVFGMGLIVSGMANPEKVLGFLDIAGLWDPSLAFVMGGAIMVGVVAFAVARKRTLSFLGFHMKMPTSAHIDKRLVLGGLMFGVGWGIAGFCPGPGLVALGAGETKAAVFVAAMVAGMGIFEVIERNRAKV; this is encoded by the coding sequence ATGAAATTTTCTCTTGCTTCTCTGTTTGCTGGCCTTGTCTTCGGAATGGGGCTTATCGTTTCCGGCATGGCCAATCCTGAAAAGGTGCTCGGCTTCCTTGATATCGCAGGCCTTTGGGATCCTTCACTGGCGTTTGTGATGGGAGGCGCCATTATGGTGGGTGTGGTCGCGTTTGCCGTTGCCCGCAAGCGCACTCTTTCCTTCCTCGGGTTCCACATGAAAATGCCCACCAGTGCCCATATCGATAAACGATTGGTACTCGGCGGTCTTATGTTCGGCGTTGGCTGGGGTATCGCAGGCTTCTGCCCCGGGCCTGGACTGGTCGCGCTCGGTGCCGGTGAAACCAAGGCGGCGGTGTTTGTTGCGGCCATGGTTGCGGGCATGGGCATTTTCGAAGTCATTGAGCGCAACCGTGCGAAAGTGTAA
- a CDS encoding TIGR01244 family sulfur transferase yields the protein MDIRKIDDNISVAPQISIEDVAEAAKLGFKTLVANRPDHEEPGQPAMADIEAAAREQGLEWVYMPVESGNITDDDVNRFAPMIRDAEKPVLAFCRSGTRCTVLWALSAARNTSADEIFTKARNAGYDISGLAPRMAQQAADKG from the coding sequence ATGGATATCAGAAAAATCGACGACAACATTTCGGTGGCCCCTCAGATTTCCATTGAAGACGTGGCAGAAGCCGCGAAGCTGGGGTTCAAGACGCTCGTAGCAAATCGCCCTGACCACGAAGAGCCGGGCCAGCCTGCCATGGCGGATATTGAAGCCGCCGCCAGGGAACAGGGCCTTGAGTGGGTATACATGCCGGTGGAGTCGGGAAACATCACTGACGACGACGTAAACCGCTTCGCGCCGATGATCCGGGACGCCGAAAAACCCGTACTGGCATTCTGTCGTTCCGGGACTCGCTGCACCGTGCTCTGGGCTCTGAGCGCGGCCAGAAACACATCAGCCGATGAGATTTTTACCAAAGCACGCAACGCCGGTTACGACATTTCCGGCCTTGCACCAAGAATGGCGCAGCAGGCCGCCGACAAAGGCTGA